The Rubripirellula tenax genome contains the following window.
ATGTTCGCCATGTCGGCCCAGATCGAGCCGGACTGGTGAGTGAACATGATGACTTGAATGCCGTGATCGGGCATGCACTCGGTCATCCGTTTGTAGGCCGCAACCATTCCACGACGAAAGTCCTCGTCTTCGCCTTTGATCGCCATCGACCGCCGACTATCCCAAACCCAATCAGCAAACTCGGCAGGTGGATTCTTTCGCAGCCATGCGATGAAGAATTCGAGAATCTCCTCATATTTTACCGCGTCGCCATACGGCGGGTCAGTGACGTAAATGTCATGCATGCCGTCGATCTGGTCGCACGGGTGAGCATTGACAGTCACTGAAACGCCATCAACGAACGCAAAGTTCTTAAAGTTTTGAGTTAAGAATGGAGCCGCGTACTTGAACCCTCGGCACCCATAATTGGAAAGAGTGTTCAAGGCTTGATTGTCGAAGACGCCCTTGACGATCCCACCGCCTCCGCGAGTGTTGTTCCATCGGCTCAGACGAGAGTTGACGTTCATCATTTGCGAAAAACCAAACGCGAGACGCGCATCTTGCCCAATGCGACTTCGTACCATCATTCCCAGCAGCAACTGACGCGGGTTGAATAAGTGGTGCCAATAAGTCCATCCGCGTGTGCGAATCGGCTCGGAAGTCTTCTCACCGATCTCAATCTTCATATCAGGAATGAAACCTTCGGATTGCCATTCTGTAAGGTGTTTAGCAACCTCAGCCTCGACCACCTTTTCTCGTCGCAAGTCATCTTTTGTAACGCTGCGAAACTCGTAGTAAAAGCTCCGCCCGCTAGCCTTCGGTTTCATCCACTCAATTGCGAATAGCCGTTCTTGATATAGGTCATCTTTGTGCGGAACGAAATCTGAACGATTCCATTTCCGTAGTTTGTTTCCGGACTCTCCGCTGTCGTCACGAAAGTCACCGCGAAGAGTTGACAGTTTTGTGCGATGTTCGACTCCGTCGACGGAATGAGATAGATAGGGATCTGCTCCGCGCCCATCCGAGCGAACAGTCCCGATGGCTGCATCCTTCATGTCTTCGGCGTCACGTATAGCGCGAACCTCAATTTCATATCGCTTGTTTTTCGGATCGGGGATCAAATCAACTCGTGAATGGTATCCAACGCTTACAACCAGTGTCGGCAAAAGTGGCACCATCCATCCGGTCTGCGGACAACGCACTTCAAAGCAATACAAAAAGACCTTGGCACTCCATCCGTCACCGTCAGATTCAATTCCAAGCTGATCAATTTCACGTTGCACATCTTTAACGAGAGTTTTTTGATTCGACGCGAGATCGCGTATCCCTTCGGACTTGGAGCCAACAATGTTGAAATTCCCCCACGTCAGCATGCACGCAATAGGGTTGATATCCGATGCGTACGAATTGCAGCCGATTCTCGCTGCTTCAAACGGTATCTGTCCCGAACCGGCGAACGTATCGGCAAAATTAGCTCGATGGCCAAATCGCATGACTCCGAGTTGCTCAACAACTTCTTGAAAGCTGTTCGCATTAGTCCCGAGGTGAGAATTGACCGAAGCCCAAATGTGGTCATTGACGATCTCCGCCACTTCCTCTGGGCGGCTAACCTGGGCCACCAACTCACGGTAGGTTTCATCAGGTAGCATTTTAACCAAGAGCTTCCGTTGGTCTAACTTAGAGAGGTCGTCTCGCCATTGAACGGCTACACCTTCATACGCTTCATCACTCCAGTCGATCGGTGAGGACTCCGGTAGCGAGCCATCAGGTTCAACGATAAAAAAATCGCGAATGTTTTTGATTGATAGCTTCTCCAATATCTCTTTGGGTCGATGGTCTCGCTTCCAACGCGCGGCGAGCGATTCAATGTCCATCGCCATGAGCTGCTCGAAAACAATCAGGTCTTGAGAGGGATTATCTGTTGCCGGCATCAAACATCCCAAGATGCAAGCTCGATTCAGAATCAGCGGCTTTCGACCTTTCCAGTAAGATCCCAGCGACGTCAAGGTTTTTCCAATATGAGCCATTTGCTCCTTGTACGACTCCGCCGACAGCTTCTGCACAGGGAACAATTTTTCAATCAACGATGGTGCGTCTTTCAACGAAAAGGGGACGATCTTGTTGCTCATTCGGCTTCCTTGAACAATGGCATCAGAGTGCGTTCGACAGGGCGACGACGCTTCTTGGCTGGGTTGGGTTTTTCTCCATCAGAGAGCGCGTGGTAGAGCGCTCGTCGCCAACCACGCTGAGTGTCCTCGGGCAGTCCTGCTTCGGCGACCGTCATCGCAAATAACCACCAGCGTTCTTCCGGCCGCAAGGCGGCCCACTTGCCACAGATCACGGGCAGTTGTTCCGCGGTTGCTGTTTCGGCGGCCCAGGCCAACACACAGAGTTCCTTGCCGAGCAAGCGGTCGACCAGGTTTGTCCCCGAATGCCAGCGGCCCGTCGTCACCTTTGCAGCTTTGAGGCGCGTATTGAACTCGGCTCGCGATGCCGCAGTGATCGCGGACCAAGTTGGTCGTTTGAGACGAACGCGGTCTTCGTCTTGCGGCGATCCGTTCTCCATCCCGCCATAACCATAGTCCTCGACAATCAAAATCGACTCGTTGCGTGACGACGGAATCTCGACACGAAACAAGTGTGCCCCGAAAGTATCGGGGGCGCCAAAATCAACAGTTTTGGTTTTCTTACTCATCCTTGCTCAACGTCTTCAGTTTTCAATTCAATCCCTAACTTGCCGGCAAATTCCTTCAAATCATGGCCCGATGAAAAATGACCTTTGCGGAATGACATCGTCACTGGCGTCTCGGGAGTGAACTTCGTTAATACTTGAGTCAAAAGCGCCTCGATAAAGTCAGCTTCTACAGCGACCTCGCCGATGTTGACACCGATGACTTGGTTGCCTTGCCCAATCGTCAACTGGACGCCCTCAAACGTGACTTTCTTTTCGGCGGCCCGCGTCAGACCATCGAACACTTTGTTACGCGAGTCAAGCTTGCGACCGGTTTTGGAAATCATGACGCCGGGCTTAACGTCATCAATCTGTACGCCCGTTTTGCCAACAGCGGGAAACTTGAAATCTTTCTTGACCGATATGTCCTTGAATTCATCGACTTCGGCAAAGGCGCGTACCAACACATCCCCGTCCTCGATGGCAAACGGTTCGGTGTACGGTGTCCCTTCCCGTGGCTCGCTACCGTTGGTGGTGTAACGGATCGTTCCACGCGGTGCGACGTACAAGGCGATCTTGCGCCCCGGACCCGATCCGATTTCTTCGGTTCGCAACACAAGCTGGTTGGGCCATTCAACGGGGTCACCGGTTTCGTACAGCCCGGACGGGTCGGCAACGAGCAAGTTCAGCTTCAACGCCTTGGTCTCGAAATAGGCATCGCTCAGTACGGGACTCTTCTCGGTCACTGGGCCGTCTTCGGCATAGTGAATGCGAGCGGCGGGACCAGCATTGAGAGCCGAAATACGCAACCTGACTTTGCCTTCGTCATCGGGTCCGCTCTCGGGCGTGACTTGCGCGGACGTGCGTTTCTTCTTTGGGGATTTGGTCACATAACCATTGCCCAAGTCTTCCCACAGGCCGCGGTTACACGCGATCATCTTGAGGCTTTCAAGCCCCTTGGGAACGAGCCAGCACATCCCGGACTTCTCCGCTGACCGTTCGACGACGTCGGCCCAACGTGCTTCGTCTTGACCGTCGTTCCACAGCAGGTCTTGGGCCTTATCTCGGACGGTATCAAAGTCGGCTTCGACATCAAGGAACAGTTTGATCGGGTTGGACGTGAGCGTCTTTTCGATTTGCTCTTCGCCATCGAACGGCTTGCTGGTGTCGCGGGCAGACTCGAGTGGCTTGTGGACGAGTTTTGGCTGCTGGCCACTACGCTGGATCGGAAACAGCACCTTGTCGAATAGGTTCAAAATGGTGCTGTTGAAATCTTGCTCGTAAGACTGCTGCTTTTCTTCGAGATCTTTTCTTTGCGGGTGACCCTCAGGGATACGTTTGTCGGCGACGCCGGTGGCATAAAATTGGCGTGCAGCTTTGTCGATGCTTCCCATCGCCGATTTATCGCCGGTGAGGATGCATAGATTGTTCTTCCGAGTAAGTCCGTCAAAGAACTTTTGAACTTCCTCGGGCGGGATTTTTGAGTCTGGACTAACGATCAACAGGACACGTCCTTTGCGAACACGATCAGCGACGTCTTCAAGTTTTGGCAACGGCAAAACATCGTCGTAAACGGTCTTTCGGGTTGGTGCGAACATCTCCTTGAGTCGTTTGTCGATCAGGGCATCAATTTGATTTTGTGGTGCCTTTTCAGCGAGACTCTGCAATAGCTTGGTCAGGTTCTCTTGGCGATCGAAGTAAAAGCGACCTTCACCGGTGTGGTGCAGATACCAAGCGATTTTTTCGAGTTCATCAAAGGCGCTGCGAAAGTCGGACGGTTCACGCAGCGGCGAAATCAAGCACTCGACCATTTCCTCCACAGTCAACCCTTTGACGGAATTGACTGCGGTCGAAAGACTGGCCGTCAGCAATAGCGATCCCACTTGCGAAGCCGATTCCTGTCCGCTTTGCAAATCAATGATTTGAGCATGGGCGGATTTTTGCTTGTCCCAAAGATCTTTGGCGATAACATCGCGGAAGCCGGATATCTCGGTCAACTTCTCGCGAACTTCCTTGATCGAAAGATCGAAGTGCTGAGGTCCGATCAGGAAGACGTCATTGGCGTCGCGTTCCCAAACCGATCGCAACAGACGCGAGACCAACTCAATCAGGCCGCGTGTTTGACGAAAGTTTTCGTTCTCTTTGAACAGTGCGATGACGTTCTTGAGTTGCGGATGAAACGGATAGGTCGCGGAAATCTCATCGGCGATCGCTTCCGCTCCGCGATTGACACTCTTGCTCTTGGCGGCTTCTTCAAGTTTGCGTCCGAACGCATCGGCGATATCCTCGATCTCCGCGATGTCGGGTAGCGACGCGAACAGGCGTTTGCGAAGGATGTCGTAGATTTCGTTGTTGGATAAATCGACCGGCGTGATACTGCGTTCCTGTCGCCCCAATTCATTGCGGGCATCGGTGAGCGCTTTTTGGATCAACTTTCCGCCGGTGTCGTATGCGGCATCAAGGTCGGAGACGACGATGCATACGTTCTTCTTTTTGCCAGCCGCAGTCAGCAAATTGGCGAACGCGCGGGTGACAATGTCGGCGACGGTGCCGTTACCGACGCTCTGCGTGTCGTAGTACTGGAAGTACGGTGGCATTTCATCGAGCAGAATCAATACGGGATCGTCGCCATCGAGTAATTCCAGCCAAGCCTTCTCGTCGGGCGCTTTGGGGCCGTTGGTCCAGTACTTATTGAAGGTCTCCGCTTTGTCGAGTTGCTGAGCGATTTCTCCCCAGAAAAAATGGTCCGGGTTGTTACGGCCATTGAACGCCGCAACATTGGCAGACGCGAATGCATTTGCGGCAGACGTGTCGGTGCAATATTTGGCACGCAACTCGGGATTCGTCGCCAATAATCCAAAGCCAACGAGTAAGTGCGTTTTACCGCCGCCCATGGCCTGCTTGAGGTGGAAGATGGCTTCGCTGGACTGGCCAGCCAAGCGAGACATCCCCACGCCGATCAAATCCTGCATCCCCTCGGTGATGAACGTCTTGTCAAAAAACGCGCTGCCGTCGCCTTCGGACTTGATTAGTTCGTCGAGCTGCTCAATTTGGTCGCTCAGTTGGATCTTCAGAGCGTTTGGCTGCAGCTTGCAGGCATCACGGACTGTCTTCATCGAGGTGTATTCTCCAGGTTGCCCTACGGCAGATCAATCAAATGTATGAAGGTGCGTGCTATCTTGGTTTGAGCGGCTTTGCCACTTCCGCCAAAAACTGCTCCAGGTCAGCACGGCGAAACAAGCGGTAGCCATTGGCGGGATTTTTGTGCATCGGGATCTTGCCGTCTTCTGCCCAGGCCCGCAAAGTCGCCTGTGCTACACCGAGAATTTCGGCAGCCTCGGCAACTTTCACGTATTCGCTCAACTTTTCCATGTGCGTTCATCCGGATGGGAAGTTAGCTACACAAACCATGTCAAAGTCTATCGAACCCTGTAGCGAACTGCTAGCAGGGCACATGATGAGTTGGAAAGCTACAAAAGCCTAGGCTGTCCGCGATGAAACCAAAATGTAGTGAGAGAAGATTGGAGATTTGAATAATCAAGGCCGCAATTTTTGCGGCATGAATCGTCAGAGAATGGTAAATACAGAGTTCAGAATCCGAAGCTGGCGGGATTAGTGAAGATTCAAGGCGATCTCATCGACCACCTCAATTCCTAACGCGCTCTTCAAGTCAAAGAGTTCAGTCGGCAGAGCAGACTGAAGAGCAAGAATTACGCGAATATCCGCGGACTCGCTTTGCGTTGACCGCCATGCTTTGAGTACCGCGTCGTATTTCACACACTGGAATAGTCCCCTGGTGAGATCGACGCCATCGGAAATAGACGACTTCACCTCGACCGCGATCCAAACACTTCCCTTGCGAAACATCACGTCGACCACGTCACCCGACGGAAGAGCGAACTCAACCGTGCCTGGGCTAAGCGATGCGGGTAACCCGACAAGCCGTGGGTTCGCGGCAATTGCTTCCTTGAACAACCGATGCTGCTCACTTTCGCCTCCGCCGCCACGACGACGAGCTTCTTCGACAAGCTCGGGAAGGATTGCGGGTGGCGGAGGAAGCTCAAGTTCCGCCAAAACCTTCAGCCAATGTGTGTATGCGAAAACCGTTGCGAGCGTTTCATTGATAAGGGCTTCGCGCTGATGCTTGGTTAACGACTCGAGGCTTTCAGTCAGAAGCGCATCGACGCCCCGACCCGGCATCCCGGTCGACTTGTTAACGACCAACAATGCGATTCGAGGGATGGGTTGTACCCATCGGTCACCCAATTCGGCGAGCGTGACACCGATACTGCCGAGCACATAGTTGAGGTTTCGTGCGTTGGGCATCTCCAATTGCCGAGCGAGCTCCTCATAGGTCACGACACGTTGAGCAAAGGCATATCGCACCAATAAGGGCAGCGCAAGTCGGGCACGCTGCTGATATAGCTTGTCGCCGGACATGTTGTCAGCGACTTCGGCGGTTCGTTCGTCGGCCAATCGAGTCTCACTGGGTGTCAAGATGCGGTCGTACTTGCAAACTTCGGGCTGCGATCCGTTTACGGAAGTCGCTCCAAGACCAAGCGACGATTCACTTGGCCTGCTTCAACCGCAGACTGCGACTCGAAACCGAGAATACAGTCAAGGCATGCGGTTTCGCATCGAGCGTCGTGTTCGGGGGTACCGCGAAGCAACTGCTTCGCAGCTGCAAACCAGTTCTCTCCATCCGCGATCAGCTCTCGAGTGTGCCCTGCACCACCCGGCACATTGTCATAGACCACAATATCGAGTGCTCCAACTTGAGCTGGCACCAAGCTGGCACCTAATTCACGAGGGTCAAGGTGAAGGAGTTCCGCGCCTGCCCGATGGAGTGCCATCTGTAGCGTCGTCAAGAATGTTGGGTCACCGCTAGGAAGGGCTGTTTGAGCAAAACTTAACCGCATCATGTCGGTTGGTTCGGTAGAACCCAAGACCTGTTGCCGAAGTGGTGTTGCTTCGTCGGCTTGAACACAGCCGTAGTCGGCGGCGGCTCCTCCGATCATCCAAAGCGGCAGATGGCGGCGAAACGAATCCGGCAGAGGTTGACCGGCACGTGCACCACGACGTTCACTTTCGGCGTATCCACAGCGAGTGCAGATAATAAATCCGTTCTGGAACTCGCCACTGTTGAGAACAACTAACTTGCTGTCTTCGCGATAGATGGCAAGTAAGCCTGGAATTCCCGCAAAATCCGGAACTCGAATTTCCTCTTCGGTGCGATTCTCACGCGGATCCCAGTCGATTTGTGTCGTGCTCCAACTGAACAACGATGTAATGTTACCCGCCCGTTGCGGTGCATCCCACGCGGCTGTGCTGAATCCGTGTCGAGGTAAAAGAACATGTCGCTTGGGTCCATTCCACGTCGTGGCTTCATTGCAACGATCACATGTCTCGGGGATTTGTGAAAGCTGTCGGAAATGGAAATGACCGTGCTGACATGTGCGTGTCTCTTTGCGTTCACCAAATGACTCGTACTGATCGCCAGCAAAGGGCAATCGGTTGAGTCCTCGGGAACGAACGAATTGGCCACCGACCATTAATGTCGCCCCAGGAACATACTCTCGCATAGCGAGTAATCCGCCTCGTTCAAGACGATACTGCTCTTCTTCACGAACGCGGCGGGCTTCGTCATCCCAGACACGGACCACTAAACGGTGGACGTTGATAGGAAAACCGTATCGAGGCAAGAACTGTCGATTCGATAACGACTCAATTACACTCACGCTTGCCAAGGTCGCTAATTGTCGATTGATCGCGTTGGCTTGACGCAGGTTGTCTCTTGTGCCGTCCTCGATCAATTGCCAAGCGGCCAGGAGGCTGCTGTAGTCTGTGTTCCAGTCCTCCACGGCATCGCTGAATACTTGCTCTAGTTCAGAAACAAGTCCATTCCAATCTTCCATCGCGCGTCGGTGCAGCGGAGTCTGGTCGAGCAGTTCGATCGCTGAGAGTTTCAGTTCATCTGCTGAATCCCGAGCCCAGCCAAGGTAAGCCAAGAAGGCATCCGCGACGGTCTGTTGATTTCGATTCCACGGCGCATCATCCGGGAGTGCTACCATCGACGGTCGAGACGGCTCAGGCTTTCGCTGGTTGGAACGCCACTTGGCTGGCTGCATAACTCGACAGAACTTCCCCATGTGACCGAAAGCGTCCATGGCGCCCGTTCGCTCACCCCGGTCACGAATTTCACTAAAGAACATTCCTAATAGCCAGGCACCGAACTGACGCATCGCCAGCTTGGGACGGTCGACGATCACTCGGGGGCGACGCAAATCTTTGGTCAGATACTGACCGAAGTTGTAGAAGACAGCACGCTCAAAGGGACGACTCTGGCAGAAGGTGATCACCGCCGAAGAACCATCGCTTCGGCGGCCCGCACGACCAGCGCGTTGCAGGTAGTTCGCCTTTCCGGGTGGAACATTTCCCATCATCACCGATGTCAAACCGCCGATGTCGATCCCCAATTCCATCGTGGTTGTGCAGCTGAGTAGATTCCTGGCTCCTTCTCGGAAAAGTGACTGAAGTCGCCTGGTTTCCTGTGGAGCAAGTTGAGCCGAGTGCTCTTCGGCCCAAAGACCTCGTTTGAATACCTCGCGTTCGACATAATCGCGGCGGACTCTATCAAATCGCCGCAAATTGGAATCTCCACCCGCTCCATCACCGAGGAGCTTGATCGGGTGCAATGGACCTGTTCCCTTTTGAGGAACGCAATTTAATGCAGTTCG
Protein-coding sequences here:
- a CDS encoding anti-phage-associated DUF1156 domain-containing protein, translated to MSNKIVPFSLKDAPSLIEKLFPVQKLSAESYKEQMAHIGKTLTSLGSYWKGRKPLILNRACILGCLMPATDNPSQDLIVFEQLMAMDIESLAARWKRDHRPKEILEKLSIKNIRDFFIVEPDGSLPESSPIDWSDEAYEGVAVQWRDDLSKLDQRKLLVKMLPDETYRELVAQVSRPEEVAEIVNDHIWASVNSHLGTNANSFQEVVEQLGVMRFGHRANFADTFAGSGQIPFEAARIGCNSYASDINPIACMLTWGNFNIVGSKSEGIRDLASNQKTLVKDVQREIDQLGIESDGDGWSAKVFLYCFEVRCPQTGWMVPLLPTLVVSVGYHSRVDLIPDPKNKRYEIEVRAIRDAEDMKDAAIGTVRSDGRGADPYLSHSVDGVEHRTKLSTLRGDFRDDSGESGNKLRKWNRSDFVPHKDDLYQERLFAIEWMKPKASGRSFYYEFRSVTKDDLRREKVVEAEVAKHLTEWQSEGFIPDMKIEIGEKTSEPIRTRGWTYWHHLFNPRQLLLGMMVRSRIGQDARLAFGFSQMMNVNSRLSRWNNTRGGGGIVKGVFDNQALNTLSNYGCRGFKYAAPFLTQNFKNFAFVDGVSVTVNAHPCDQIDGMHDIYVTDPPYGDAVKYEEILEFFIAWLRKNPPAEFADWVWDSRRSMAIKGEDEDFRRGMVAAYKRMTECMPDHGIQVIMFTHQSGSIWADMANIVWASGLQVTAAWYVVTETESALRDGNNVKGTVLLVCRKRLGKHKTTRDELAWEIEEEVQSQVESLTGLNQQAKGLYRDENVFEDADIQMAGYAAALRVLTRYSTIDGRDMASESIRPRVKGEITFVDDLIGYAVNTANQCLVPQGVAKSHWDKLMGAERFILKMIDMEARGFKTLDNYQNFAKAFKVRDFQAFMASRRANSARLKSAVELARSEMGEGSELHQSVLRAVLYAVMELTGDIEGDDVLAHLTMNVPNWFGDMNQREMAREFADYLAKRLEEVRPEEAASARVLRDLIRNQRIG
- a CDS encoding anti-phage-associated DUF3780 domain-containing protein; the encoded protein is MSKKTKTVDFGAPDTFGAHLFRVEIPSSRNESILIVEDYGYGGMENGSPQDEDRVRLKRPTWSAITAASRAEFNTRLKAAKVTTGRWHSGTNLVDRLLGKELCVLAWAAETATAEQLPVICGKWAALRPEERWWLFAMTVAEAGLPEDTQRGWRRALYHALSDGEKPNPAKKRRRPVERTLMPLFKEAE
- a CDS encoding anti-phage-associated DUF499 domain-containing protein codes for the protein MKTVRDACKLQPNALKIQLSDQIEQLDELIKSEGDGSAFFDKTFITEGMQDLIGVGMSRLAGQSSEAIFHLKQAMGGGKTHLLVGFGLLATNPELRAKYCTDTSAANAFASANVAAFNGRNNPDHFFWGEIAQQLDKAETFNKYWTNGPKAPDEKAWLELLDGDDPVLILLDEMPPYFQYYDTQSVGNGTVADIVTRAFANLLTAAGKKKNVCIVVSDLDAAYDTGGKLIQKALTDARNELGRQERSITPVDLSNNEIYDILRKRLFASLPDIAEIEDIADAFGRKLEEAAKSKSVNRGAEAIADEISATYPFHPQLKNVIALFKENENFRQTRGLIELVSRLLRSVWERDANDVFLIGPQHFDLSIKEVREKLTEISGFRDVIAKDLWDKQKSAHAQIIDLQSGQESASQVGSLLLTASLSTAVNSVKGLTVEEMVECLISPLREPSDFRSAFDELEKIAWYLHHTGEGRFYFDRQENLTKLLQSLAEKAPQNQIDALIDKRLKEMFAPTRKTVYDDVLPLPKLEDVADRVRKGRVLLIVSPDSKIPPEEVQKFFDGLTRKNNLCILTGDKSAMGSIDKAARQFYATGVADKRIPEGHPQRKDLEEKQQSYEQDFNSTILNLFDKVLFPIQRSGQQPKLVHKPLESARDTSKPFDGEEQIEKTLTSNPIKLFLDVEADFDTVRDKAQDLLWNDGQDEARWADVVERSAEKSGMCWLVPKGLESLKMIACNRGLWEDLGNGYVTKSPKKKRTSAQVTPESGPDDEGKVRLRISALNAGPAARIHYAEDGPVTEKSPVLSDAYFETKALKLNLLVADPSGLYETGDPVEWPNQLVLRTEEIGSGPGRKIALYVAPRGTIRYTTNGSEPREGTPYTEPFAIEDGDVLVRAFAEVDEFKDISVKKDFKFPAVGKTGVQIDDVKPGVMISKTGRKLDSRNKVFDGLTRAAEKKVTFEGVQLTIGQGNQVIGVNIGEVAVEADFIEALLTQVLTKFTPETPVTMSFRKGHFSSGHDLKEFAGKLGIELKTEDVEQG
- a CDS encoding MerR family transcriptional regulator, producing the protein MEKLSEYVKVAEAAEILGVAQATLRAWAEDGKIPMHKNPANGYRLFRRADLEQFLAEVAKPLKPR